Sequence from the Campylobacter sp. MIT 12-8780 genome:
AAATCAAAGTAACATTTTTACTAACTAAAAATTTAAATACAAACTTAGTTAAATGAATACTCATTTAGTTAAACAAATACTTTTAAATTTATACCTTCATATCCACACTTTTATTTAAAACATTAAAAGTATTTAAGCTTATCTTTGAAAGCATACTTACTAAATCATTTGAATTTAAATCAAGACTTTTTAAATTTAAATTCTCATCTTTTATCCCAAAAAGCATTTTAAGAAAATCTTTTTCATCAAATTTATCCTCTAAGAGTTTTTGTAAGAGTGTGTTTGTGTCTATACCCTTATAGGTTTCAGTATTAAAGCTTTTGCCTTCTATAGGAGTGAAGCTTTTTTGATTTTTTTCATCGCCTTCTTGTGTTTCAAGTGGCTTTTCTTTTTCTAAATTTCCTTGCGATGTATTGAGTTTATTGCTAAAATCAACAGAGTAATTTTTTTGAAGCTCAAGATATTTCGTTTTAAATTCATCTATGCTTTTACTTGTGTGAAAGACTTCAATATAAGCTTCATCATAACTTACCCCATTAACATTCATCCAATGCGGTGATGTAGTATTTTCACTTATCCATTCAAAGAGTTCGTTAGTTTCTGCTTCTGATAATTCATTTTTTCTAAGTTTATCCTCTATTGAACCTTCAAGCAATCCTACTTTATCGCTTAATTCGCTATAATCCTTATATATATTTATAAAACTATTGCCTAGCTTTTCTCTTTCCTCCTTTGTAAGTTCAGGATTTCCATTTTGAATGCTGTCATTTTTAATATGAGTAAGCGTTTCTAGCGGATTGCTTCCAAAATATCTGTTAAAAGAACTTAAAGTTATCATCTTGCATACCATCCTCCAAGAGCAGATTCCATTTGCTCTTTGTATTTATTTGCCATCTCTTTAATAATCATATTATTATTTAACATAAGGCTGGAGTTAAATTTATACATTTGCTTGCCTTGAGTATCATATGCACCAACACCATAAGTAAAAACAACATAAGGTTTTCCCATATTCGAAACTTTTACTTGCCTTTTAACTGTATAAACAGGAAGCATAGAAAGAGATTTTTGCGTTATTTGCAAAAATGCTGTAAATCTATTTTTGCTAGGATTTGAGCAAGATGTTTGATCTATGCCACAAAGCCCTTGTGGCGCACTCGTATTCCCTTGAAGATAGTTTGCCATATACTGCAATTCTCCTTGTGTGTATTTTGCTATAGCATATACTTCATCTGCTGGATTCCATTGAGACCCATTGTGCAAAAACACAACTTGATACCCACCCTTAACCTCTTTCATCTCTTCAAGGCTAAGTTTTTTCACTCCAACTGAATAATCACTTAAATTTCCCTTGCTAACTCTTGCTAAAAAATCATCGCTAAAAGCTGAATTTGCAAGAACCAAAGCCAAACAAAAAAAGAAAAACTTTTTCATGATAAAACTCCTTTAAATTTAAGATTTTTGCTTAGAAAGCATAGCATAAAATTTATTTATTTATGATAAAGCTTTAAAAAGTTTTAAAATCAAAGTAACATTTTTACTAACTAAAAATTTAAATACAAACTTAGTTAAATGAATACTCATTTAGTTAAATAAACACTTTAAATTTACACCTTCATATCCACACTTTTATTTAAAACATTAAAAGCATTTAAGCTTATCTTTGAAAGCATACTTACTAAATCATTTGAATTTAAAAACTCATTTGAATTTAAATCAAGACTTTTTAAATTTACATTCTCATCTTTTATCCCAAAAAGCATTTTAAGAAAATCTTTTTCATCAAAACTTTCTTCTAAAAGTTTTTTAAGAAGCTCATTTGTATCTATAGCTTTATAAGTTTCATTTTTACTTTCTGCTTGTATTGGAGTGAAGGTTGTTTTGTTTGTCTCATCACTTTGTGAGCTATCATTGTTTTGGGCTAAAAAGTTATTTGTATTATTTAAAGCTTGTGAATTTAGCTTTTCATTTTGCATTGTAGTATAAGCCTTGTCAGACTCAGCTTTGAGTTTTAGCCATTCGTTTTTGAAGTCTTCTATATCTGTGTAAGCGCTTTTAAGTGTAAAACGTTTTAAAATTTCACCTGCTACATTTTCATTGAGTGTGTAGGTAATGGGATTATTTTGCATAAATTCATCTAATTCTTTTCTCTGACTTACACCAAAATCATCATCCACGCCTGTCATCTTACCAAATACAGTCGTTTCTCCACGCAAAAAGTCAGCATTTCTTGTAAAAAATGCCATTAAGACACCGCCTTTAGATATGCTTTTATCAGTATGAGTATAAATGCTTTTGCCTATATCACCATAATGAGAAGCAAAAATATCCTCGCTCTTATCTACAAAATCCAAACCGAGTTTATCCCAGCTTGCAAAGCTCAAAGCATGTTTTGAAGAACTATATGCACTTTCTTTGCTTGGTGTGATATTTAAATACTCATCTTTTGTATAAATTTTATTGACTTGCAAGCTTTGAGTATCCCACTCAAACCATTGGGGGATTTTATCAATGTCTTCTTTTGTAAAATTTCCCTCAACATTGCTTATAAGTTGTGAAAAAACTTGATAAGCCCTACCTAAACTTTTAGCTAAATCTATACTTGTAAAAGCTCTACCAGTAGGGTTTTTTTCTAAACTTGTTATAGAATTTACAAAATTTTCAGTTCCTTTTGCATAAATTTTATAATCTTTTGGCAAGCCAGCTGCTTCATTAAAATCACTAGTGAAAAAGCCTTCTTCATCTACACCATAACCTAAGACTTGAGAGACTGCCTTGTTTTTATCTTGGACTAAAGTTGAAATGCTTGAATTTAAAGCATTGGTTTGAGTGGAATTTTCATTTAAATTTTGAGTTTTTGTTTGAGAATTAAAAGTATTTGCGTAGTTTGAATATGAATTTATAGAGTTTATTTGCATTTGAGCTTGCCTTTTGAAATTTATTATTAAAGTAAATCGGCAGAATGAAATTTTGCTGAAGCCATCAAACTCCAGCAAATTGAAAAATATTATTTAATTTGCAAACCGCCAAAATGTCTATCAAATTGATTTTTGTATTGAATACTCAATTGTCTTATAATAAGATTGTTATTTAAAACCGAGCTTGACAAGGCATAAACCTTTCCCCTAGCATCAAGCATAACGGCTGCATAGGTAAAATAATTATAGCGTTTTCCTTGTCCTGAAATCGCCCAATTATTTTGAGCCATAAAACCAATAAAATAACTAGAATTTGCTGGATCGCTCTCTAATGTTGCAGTTCTCCATGCCGCCTCTTCTCTTGGAGTAAAAGTTTTGTTTCTAGCAGCAGTTAAGTGATCTGCAAATGCAAAACACTGACTCGCTCCACACATTACCTCAACTGGATAATACCCACCCTTAACCTCTTTCATCTCTTCAAGGTTAAGTTTTTTCACTCCAACTGAATGATCACTTAAATTTCCCTTGCTAACTCTTGCTAAAAAATCATCGCTAAAAGCTGAATTTGCAAGAACTAAAGCCAAACAGAAAAAGAAAAGCTTTTTCATAATAAAATTCCTTTAAGTTTTTGTTTGGAGAGTATAGCATAAAATTTATTTATTAGTGATGAAAAGTGTGAAAATAAAAGAAAATTTTACCGCTGTTTGGAGAAATTTAAGGCGGTTTTGAAAAAGTGCCAAATAAAGCCTTTGAGATAAAAAGCTTTATTTGCCAAGATGAGCTTCAAGTTTTTTGATTTTAGGGGCGATGATGACTTGACAATACGCTTGATTTGGATTTTTCTCAAAATACTTTTGATGATATTCTTCAGCCCTTGTATAGCTTTGAAGTTTGCTTACTTGCGTAACTATGGGTTTTGCGTAGTTTGGGGCTTGTTTTGCGATAAAGGCTTGAATCGCCTTTTTATCCGCCTCATCTTCATAAAAAATCGCTGATCTATACTGCACGCCCACATCAGCACCTTGTTTGTCTTTGCTTGTTGGATCGTGAATGACAAAGAAAAGCTCTAAAAGCTTTTCAAGACTGATTTGGTTTTCATCATAGCTGATTTTTGCAACTTCTATGTTGCCATCGCCTCTTGAAACGCTTTCATAAGTAGGATTTGCCTTGCCTCCACTATAACCAACCTCAGTTTTAAGCACGCCCTCAACACGATCAAAGCTTGCCTCCACACACCAAAAGCAACCTCCACCTAAAATGATTTCTTTACCAAAGGCAAGGTTTATCATCACAAGCACCCCTACAATAAACTTTTTCATTTATATAATCCCAGCTTTTTTTCAAATAAGCCTAAATTTAAGGCTTATTTATAGTTTTTAATCGCTTTTTCTAGGATTTTAACCGCTTCATCTACACCTTTGAAATCTTGCACTTTTACCCATTTTTCAGGCTCTAGCATTTTATAAGTTTCAAAGAAGTTTTTAATTTGTGCTAGGCTTGCTTTTGGCATATCATCAAGGCTTTTTATCTCTTTATATCTAGCGTCTATTTTATCAGCTGGAACAGCTAAAAGCTTTTCATCCATTCCGTTTTCATCTTCCATGATCAAAACCCCTATAAGCCTGCAAGGTATCACAGCCCCAGCTTGTATAGGATAATCATTAAGCACTAAAATATCCACAGGATCGCCATCATCTGCTAAGGTATTAGCGATAAAGCCATAATTTGCTGGATAATACACAGCACTAGCCATAACGCGATCTACAAAAACCGCTCCACTATCTTTATCAAGCTCGTATTTTATGCTTGAGCCATAAGGGATTTCTATCACTGCGTTGATTTTATCTGGAATTTTTCCTATTTGTATTTTTGAGATATCCATTTTATTTTCCTTTCTTTTCTTGTATAAGTTTTTTGATATCAGCAACGATTTCTTCTATACTGCGTTCGCCATTGATGACAAAATGAAGGTTTTTTGCCTTATAAAAGTCTTGAATTTCTTTTAAAGGTTCGGTATATACTTTCATTCTGTTATTAAATACACTCTCATCATCATCAGCCCCACGCGCTCGCCCTAGCACTCTTTCTTTGGCTACAGCTTCGCTCACTGCGATTTCGATCACGCCTTTTAGCTTAACTTCTTTGTGTTTTTCAAGCTCTGTTTCAAAGGCTTGCATTTGCTCTACACTTCTTGGATAGCCATCGATTAGAATAATAGGCGTTGGCGCAGCTTTAAGCGCTGAAAGTATAGTATTTACCACTACTTCTAAAGGCACCAAATTTCCTTTTGAGATGAAGCTATCGATAAGTTTGCCAAGTTCTGTTTGCTTAGCCACTTCTTCACGCAGCAAATCTCCTGTTGAATAATGTGTGATTTGCTCATCATCTTGAGCGATAATGCTCGCATCAGTGGTTTTGCCACTTCCTGGTGCTCCTATGATTAAAAATAATTCTTTCATTTCATATTCTCCCTTAATTTAAGTCCAAGTTCTCTCATCGCCTCAGCATTTGGCTTTGAGGGTGCATCAGTCATCAGACATTGTGCGCGTTGTGTCTTTGGAAAAGCGATGACTTCTCTAATGCTATTTGCTTTATTTACAAGCATGATAAGTCTATCAAGTCCTATAGCTATACCTGCGTGAGGCGGGGCTCCAAAGCTTAGCGCATCAAGTAAGAAGCCAAATTTCTCCTTTTGTTCTTCTTTGTTGATATTTAAAAGCTTAAAGACTTTTTGTTGAATTTCATTTTTATGAATTCTTACACTCCCTCCGCCTAATTCAACGCCGTTTAAAACGACATCATAAGCGATTGATTGAATTTCTTCTAAATCCCCTTCATCTATATTTTTTGGCATAGTAAATGGGTGGTGCATAGCCGAGTAAGAGCCATCATCATTTTGCTCAAACATAGGAAAATCAACCACCCACAAAAACTCAAGTTTGTTTTCATCGATGATATTTAAATTTTGAGCTAAAAACACCCTAAATCGCCCCATATAATCAAGCACGACTTTTTTCACTCCAGCCCCAAAAAACACCACATCGCCCACTTCAAGCTCACACCTTTTAACAAGCTCATCTAAGTCTTTTTGTTCAAAAAACTTACACAAAGGACCCTTAAGTCCGTCTTCTTTAACCTGTATAAAAGCAAGTCCAGCTGCTCCAAATTTACGCACAAATTCTTCAAAGCCTTGCATTTGTCTTTTTGAAAAGATGGTATCGCCCTTTGGCACTCTTAGAGCTTTTATGCGGTTTTTCTTAGTATCTGAGGCAATCTTTGCAAAAATTTCATTATTTGAGCGAGCAAAAATGTCAATAACATCAACAAGTTTTAAGTCAAATCTTAAATCCGGCTTATCAGAGCCATATTCTTCCA
This genomic interval carries:
- a CDS encoding bacteriocin: MKKFFFFCLALVLANSAFSDDFLARVSKGNLSDYSVGVKKLSLEEMKEVKGGYQVVFLHNGSQWNPADEVYAIAKYTQGELQYMANYLQGNTSAPQGLCGIDQTSCSNPSKNRFTAFLQITQKSLSMLPVYTVKRQVKVSNMGKPYVVFTYGVGAYDTQGKQMYKFNSSLMLNNNMIIKEMANKYKEQMESALGGWYAR
- a CDS encoding Cj0814 family flagellar-dependent secreted protein, translating into MQINSINSYSNYANTFNSQTKTQNLNENSTQTNALNSSISTLVQDKNKAVSQVLGYGVDEEGFFTSDFNEAAGLPKDYKIYAKGTENFVNSITSLEKNPTGRAFTSIDLAKSLGRAYQVFSQLISNVEGNFTKEDIDKIPQWFEWDTQSLQVNKIYTKDEYLNITPSKESAYSSSKHALSFASWDKLGLDFVDKSEDIFASHYGDIGKSIYTHTDKSISKGGVLMAFFTRNADFLRGETTVFGKMTGVDDDFGVSQRKELDEFMQNNPITYTLNENVAGEILKRFTLKSAYTDIEDFKNEWLKLKAESDKAYTTMQNEKLNSQALNNTNNFLAQNNDSSQSDETNKTTFTPIQAESKNETYKAIDTNELLKKLLEESFDEKDFLKMLFGIKDENVNLKSLDLNSNEFLNSNDLVSMLSKISLNAFNVLNKSVDMKV
- the msrA gene encoding peptide-methionine (S)-S-oxide reductase MsrA; this encodes MINLAFGKEIILGGGCFWCVEASFDRVEGVLKTEVGYSGGKANPTYESVSRGDGNIEVAKISYDENQISLEKLLELFFVIHDPTSKDKQGADVGVQYRSAIFYEDEADKKAIQAFIAKQAPNYAKPIVTQVSKLQSYTRAEEYHQKYFEKNPNQAYCQVIIAPKIKKLEAHLGK
- the ppa gene encoding inorganic diphosphatase gives rise to the protein MDISKIQIGKIPDKINAVIEIPYGSSIKYELDKDSGAVFVDRVMASAVYYPANYGFIANTLADDGDPVDILVLNDYPIQAGAVIPCRLIGVLIMEDENGMDEKLLAVPADKIDARYKEIKSLDDMPKASLAQIKNFFETYKMLEPEKWVKVQDFKGVDEAVKILEKAIKNYK
- a CDS encoding adenylate kinase yields the protein MKELFLIIGAPGSGKTTDASIIAQDDEQITHYSTGDLLREEVAKQTELGKLIDSFISKGNLVPLEVVVNTILSALKAAPTPIILIDGYPRSVEQMQAFETELEKHKEVKLKGVIEIAVSEAVAKERVLGRARGADDDESVFNNRMKVYTEPLKEIQDFYKAKNLHFVINGERSIEEIVADIKKLIQEKKGK
- the aspS gene encoding aspartate--tRNA ligase, with the translated sequence MRTHYNTDLDINNVGQEVRLCGWANNYRDHGGVIFIDLRDRSGLIQLVCDPNDSQKAHEIASKIRNEFVLIAKGKIRPRGEGLANPKLKTGEIEVVVDELIIENESLTTPFAIGDESVNEELRLKYRFLDLRSPKLFENFALRSKACIAARNSLANMGFLEVETPILTKATPEGARDYLVPSRVHQGEFYALPQSPQLFKQLLMCAGFDRYFQIAKCFRDEDLRADRQPEFTQIDVELSFGGEDEVIKVAETFLKDIFKACGKDIQTPFMRMPYKQAMEEYGSDKPDLRFDLKLVDVIDIFARSNNEIFAKIASDTKKNRIKALRVPKGDTIFSKRQMQGFEEFVRKFGAAGLAFIQVKEDGLKGPLCKFFEQKDLDELVKRCELEVGDVVFFGAGVKKVVLDYMGRFRVFLAQNLNIIDENKLEFLWVVDFPMFEQNDDGSYSAMHHPFTMPKNIDEGDLEEIQSIAYDVVLNGVELGGGSVRIHKNEIQQKVFKLLNINKEEQKEKFGFLLDALSFGAPPHAGIAIGLDRLIMLVNKANSIREVIAFPKTQRAQCLMTDAPSKPNAEAMRELGLKLRENMK